A region from the Oncorhynchus tshawytscha isolate Ot180627B linkage group LG26, Otsh_v2.0, whole genome shotgun sequence genome encodes:
- the LOC112225159 gene encoding protein FEV, with protein sequence MRQNCGGNLMFNMYLSDPTENLLKESKGASWSPINTGVQKGSGQIQLWQFLLELLSDSANMSCIAWEGTNGEFKLIEPDEVARRWGERKSKPNMNYDKLSRALRYYYDKNIMTKVHGKRYAYKFDFHGLAQVCQPSSTEQALYKFQSNFAPIPFSGISKLNLVGPGVGSSGFSYWPGSPPTLYHSHNLQPPGPFGSVSASHISCVNNINNLNNINNHYN encoded by the exons ATGAGACAGAACTGCGGAGGAAACCTTATGTTTAACATGTATCTCTCAG ATCCAACAGAAAATCTGTTGAAAGAAAGCAAAGGTGCATCCTGGAGTCCCATAAACACAGGAGTGCAAAAAG GCAGTGGACAGATTCAGCTATGGCAGTTTCTCCTCGAACTCCTGTCAGACAGCGCCAACATGTCCTGCATCGCCTGGGAAGGGACGAATGGAGAATTCAAGCTAATTGAACCAGATGAGGTGGCCCGGCGATGGGGCGAGCGCAAAAGCAAGCCCAACATGAACTACGACAAACTCAGCCGCGCATTGCGGTACTACTATGACAAAAACATCATGACAAAGGTCCATGGGAAGCGATATGCTTACAAATTCGACTTTCACGGGTTGGCTCAGGTTTGTCAACCCTCATCAACAGAGCAAGCTCTTTATAAATTCCAGAGTAATTTTGCCCCCATTCCCTTTTCGGGGATTTCAAAGCTAAACCTGGTTGGTCCAGGCGTCGGTTCGTCTGGATTCTCTTATTGGCCGGGGTCGCCACCGACTCTCTACCACAGTCACAACCTCCAACCCCCGGGACCGTTTGGTTCTGTGTCTGCCTCGCACATCAGCTGcgtcaacaacatcaacaacctGAATAATATCAATAACCACTACAATTGA
- the LOC112225160 gene encoding beta-crystallin A2: MNTQQMEQMGQFKITVWEEENFQGKRCEFLLECQNIMERGFQKIRSIKVENGPWVGFEYPEFQGQQFILEKGDYPRYEAWSGNSSYRTEHMLSFRPIKCANHSDSKVTLYECEDFQGRKFEMCDDYPSLQAMGWCSKEVPSIKVNSGAWVAYQFPGYRGYQYILERDRHQGEYRHYNEYSTQAHTNQVQSIRRIQH; the protein is encoded by the exons ATGAACACTCAGCAGATGGAGCAGATGGGCCAGTTCAAGATCACTGTCTGGGAGGAGGAGAACTTCCAGGGAAAGCGTTGTGAGTTCCTGCTGGAGTGTCAGAACATCATGGAGAGGGGATTCCAAAAGATCCGCTCCATCAAGGTCGAGAACGGACC CTGGGTGGGTTTTGAGTACCCTGAGTTCCAGGGCCAGCAGTTCATCCTTGAGAAGGGAGACTACCCCCGCTACGAGGCTTGGAGCGGAAACAGCAGTTACAGGACCGAGCACATGCTTTCCTTCAGACCTATTAAGTGTGCT AACCACAGTGACAGCAAGGTGACTCTGTATGAGTGTGAAGACTTCCAGGGGCGCAAGTTCGAGATGTGCGATGACTACCCCTCTCTACAGGCTATGGGCTGGTGCAGCAAGGAGGTGCCCTCAATTAAAGTCAACTCCGGAGC CTGGGTGGCCTATCAGTTCCCCGGTTACCGTGGCTACCAGTACatcctggagagagacagacaccaggGAGAGTACAGACACTACAATGAGTACAGCACCCAGGCTCACACCAACCAGGTCCAGTCTATCCGCAGAATCCAGCACTAA
- the LOC112225161 gene encoding uridine 5'-monophosphate synthase: MENVCLESLILKLHDVQAVKFGTFTLKSGITSPIYFDLRVIVSYPTLMNQVSSLLYQRAKDEGLKYSSVCGVPYTALPLATIICSNHELPMLIRRKEAKDYGTKKIIEGTIHPGDTCLIIEDVVTSGSSVMETALVLQAEGIRVTDAIVLMDREQGGGAMLAKRGITLHSVISISKLLNTLFQAERIDSLTAQSVCRFIQENNTYKPSGEEEKNGSPAAKKPCKPAELSYGDRAQLQNTHPLAAQLLRLMEEKKTNLCVSADMTGCEELLQLADSLGPQMCVLKTHVDILQDFSPAFTQSLKDLGLKHNFLIFEDRKFADIGNTVKHQYEGGLYQISSWSHIVNAHAVPGPGVVKGLSAVGRPLDRGCVLIGQMSSQGSLATGDYTQAVVKMAEEHSEFVFGFISGAKISNKPEFVHMTPGVQMQSGGDGLGQQYSSPDDVICKRGSDIIIVGRGILGASDRVKAAAEYREAGWNAYTKRLNTSIQGDAKD; encoded by the exons ATGGAAAACGTCTGTCTTGAAAGTTTAATCTTAAAGTTGCATGATGTTCAGGCAGTGAAATTCGGAACGTTCACGCTGAAGAGTGGAATAACCTCGCCGATTTATTTTGATCTCAGAGTTATTGTTTCTTACCCAACTCTCATGAACCAG GTGTCAAGTCTTCTTTATCAACGCGCCAAAGATGAGGGCTTAAAATacagctctgtgtgtggagtCCCATACACTGCTCTGCCCTTGGCTACAATCATCTGCTCCAATCACGAGCTGCCAATGCTCATCCGAAGAAAAGAAGCCAAAGACTATG GAACTAAGAAGATTATAGAGGGGACTATTCACCCTGGAGACACGTGTCTGATCATCGAGGATGTAGTGACCAGCGGCAGCAGCGTCATGGAGACGGCTCTGGTGCTCCAGGCGGAGGGTATAAGGGTGACGGATGCCATCGTGTTGATGGACAGGGAGCAGGGCGGCGGGGCCATGCTGGCCAAGAGGGGCATCACGCTCCACTCCGTCATCTCCATCTCCAAACTCCTCAACACCCTGTTTCAGGCAGAGCGCATCGACTCGCTCACGGCCCAGAGCGTGTGCAGGTTCATCCAGGAGAACAACACCTACAAGCCCTctggtgaggaggagaagaaCGGCTCGCCTGCAGCCAAAAAGCCCTGCAAGCCGGCGGAGCTGAGCTATGGAGACAGGGCCCAGCTCCAGAATACACACCCTCTGGCCGCCCAGCTCCTCAGACTGATGGAAGAAAAGAAGACCAACCTATGTGTGTCGGCGGACATGACGGGCTGTGAGGAGCTGCTGCAGCTAGCCGACTCTCTGGGGCCTCAGATGTGTGTGTTGAAGACCCACGTGGACATCCTTCAGGACTTCAGCCCAGCCTTCACCCAGTCACTCAAGGACCTGGGCCTCAAACACAACTTCCTCATCTTTGAGGACCGCAAGTTTGCCGACATCGGGAACACGGTCAAGCACCAGTATGAAG GTGGGCTCTACCAGATCTCCTCGTGGTCTCACATCGTTAATGCCCATGCGGTACCAGGCCCTGGGGTGGTGAAGGGGCTCAGTGCGGTGGGCCGCCCGCTGGACCGCGGCTGTGTCCTCATAGGTCAGATGAGCTCCCAGGGTTCCCTAGCAACAGGGGACTACACGCAGGCTGTG GTGAAAATGGCAGAGGAGCATTCTGAATTTGTTTTTGGGTTCATCTCTGGCGCCAAGATCAGCAACAAGCCTGAGTTTGTACACATGACTCCAGGGGTGCAGATGCAGTCAGGAG GAGATGGTCTGGGCCAGCAGTACTCCAGTCCTGATGATGTGATTTGTAAAAGAGGCTCTGACATCATCATCGTGGGCCGTGGTATCCTGGGGGCCTCTGATAGGGTGAAGGCTGCTGCAGAGTACAGAGAGGCAGGCTGGAACGCATACACCAAGAGACTCAACACATCTATACAAGGAGACGCTAAAGACTAG